One part of the Prunus persica cultivar Lovell chromosome G5, Prunus_persica_NCBIv2, whole genome shotgun sequence genome encodes these proteins:
- the LOC18776530 gene encoding transcription initiation factor IIE subunit beta → MSLKESLERFKKQQEKCQTTLSSIASTKAAAAPRPAPAAARAPPPAVKFSNDTERLQHINSIRKGPVGAQIKRVIDLLLETRQAFTPEQINEACYVDANANKAVFDSLRNNPKVYYDGRRFSYKSKHNVTDKNQLRSLIRKYPEGIAVIDLKDAYPNVMDDLQALKAAGDIWLLSNFDSQEDIAYPNDPRLPAMNVDDELKVLFRSIELPRDMIDIEKELQKNGMKPATDTAKRRALAQSQGIPNKAKPKKKKHEISKRTKLTNAHLPELFSRP, encoded by the exons ATGTCACTAAAAGAAAGCTTAGAAAGATTTAAGAAGCAGCAAGAGAAGTGCCAGACAACCCTTTCCAGCATTGCCTCTACCAAGGCTGCGGCAGCTCCGAGACCCGCTCCTGCAGCAGCTAGGGCTCCTCCTCCAGCtgtcaaattttcaaatgatACAGAGAGACTCCAACACATTAATAGCATCCGGAAAGGCCCTGTTGGAGCTCAGATCAAGCGTGTTATAGACCTGCTGTTGGAG ACAAGGCAAGCCTTTACGCCAGAGCAAATTAATGAAGCATGTTATGTTGATGCGAATGCTAACAAAGCTGTCTTTGACAGTCTGAGGAATAACCCAAAAGTTTATTATGATGGGAGGCGCTTCTCTTATAAG TCCAAGCATAATGTCACGGATAAAAACCAGCTTCGTTCTTTAATACGGAAATATCCAGAGGGCATAGCTGTCATTGATCTCAAGGATGCATACCCGAATGTGATGGACGATTTGCAG gctTTGAAAGCTGCAGGTGACATCTGGCTGCTTTCAAACTTTGATTCACAAGAGGACATAGCATATCCAAATGACCCCAGGTTGCCTGCGATGAATGTTGATGATGAGCTAAAGGTGCTCTTTAGGTCGATTGAATTACCTCGTGATATGATTGACATTGAGAAAGAACTCCAAAAGAATGGGATGAAGCCGGCAACGGATACTGCAAAGAGGAGGGCCTTGGCTCAGAGTCAAGGCATTCCTAACAAAGCCAaacccaagaagaagaagcacgaGATTAGCAAGAGGACAAAGCTTACAAACGCCCATCTTCCAGAGCTATTTTCCAGACCCTAA
- the LOC18776316 gene encoding uncharacterized protein LOC18776316: MLLVSSDKEDTWNLYNVMNNKVLHLQLKLSSKRFCGSSKGWLIALEENFVVTLINPFSVVEGCKEKENSIIRLPSLARLYDFREFDYHVYKATISADPILNAHDFIVTVIYGYFSNFAVIRLGKDTEWSYINFNLEDDYEFRRFHEVVHLGDKFYALYNDDRILSLDARDTIELSEIISELEVKWGSLTPMGEFGSQSRANKTYIVDSNEKGFLIVKRYKIWKGNWPDAKAITFKFEIFELNFDKHELIEKETLDDAALFLGDNSSMFVLASKLSGCQPNCIYFTSDYQRSSWVPEDFGVYNIKTQSISKPYTTTAMTLLGRTKRPEIWVMPTCRQ, translated from the coding sequence ATGCTCTTAGTTTCTAGTGACAAAGAAGATACATGGAACTTATACAACGTCATGAATAATAAGGTTCTTCATTTACAATTAAAACTTTCGAGTAAGCGATTCTGTGGGTCTTCAAAAGGATGGCTAATAGCTTTGGAAGAGAACTTCGTCGTGACCTTAATAAATCCATTCTCTGTAGTTGAAGGAtgtaaagagaaagaaaattcaatcaTTCGCCTTCCTTCACTAGCGCGTCTTTACGACTTTAGAGAATTCGATTATCATGTGTATAAGGCTACAATTTCAGCAGACCCAATTTTAAATGCACATGATTTTATTGTTACGGTCATATACggatatttttctaatttcgcTGTTATCAGACTTGGTAAAGACACAGAGTGGTcgtatattaattttaatttggagGATGATTACGAATTCCGACGATTTCATGAAGTTGTTCACCTTGGAGATAAATTTTATGCTCTATATAACGATGATAGAATTTTAAGTCTTGATGCTCGGGATACAATTGAACTTTCTGAAATTATAAGTGAATTGGAAGTAAAGTGGGGAAGCTTGACACCTATGGGAGAGTTTGGTTCACAAAGCCGCGCTAACAAGACATATATTGTGGATTCCAATGAGAAAGGGTTTTTGATCGTGAAAAGGTATAAAATTTGGAAAGGTAATTGGCCAGATGCGAAGGCTATcacatttaaatttgaaattttcgaACTAAATTTTGATAAGCACGAGTTGATTGAGAAAGAAACCTTGGATGATGCTGccctttttttgggtgataattcttccatgtttgttttggcttcaAAATTGTCAGGATGTCAGCCTAATTGCATATACTTCACCTCAGATTATCAACGTTCATCTTGGGTACCTGAAGATTTTGGCGTGTATAACATCAAAACTCAAAGCATTTCAAAGCCTTACACGACAACTGCTATGACCCTGTTGGGGAGGACTAAGCGACCAGAAATTTGGGTTATGCCAACTTGTCGACAGTGA
- the LOC18777966 gene encoding methyl-CpG-binding domain-containing protein 13 codes for MVAKSSPDWLPAGWAVQFRVQKTGRKIEFYTNLETGKNFFSKDDVMRHIKMASTNGGNPQPTTLHNQHHSEKIPSQLVVNTTEYPEWLPKGWKVEVRTRKTGVHVGKEYKCYIDPSTECSFYSKPEVFRYLKTVKRKSCKSRNLKTVNHKRCMIKKKTVAPLQSANKVDVEKHNVEDLPSGWTKEIKVKRVANRLRRDPYYTDPVSGYVFRSKNAVMHYLETGEISRHAFKPKNKCTNELTLINDESHEITPSSATKRQKFKHPVTRQQHYEDKGSSEISGLELPETESSNLQDKRVPTESGVAVALTADVVQEKHLPEDIVEECPRTMEDCPPIRSSQPKPEVADIHEGKRSLLKVEHSATDPGKIILAGNEPVLTPAADTLNENNSLKIVMEKGNVRTTQTGSRKSKSKEKLNLPRRSSKRLAGLEPEQVANSVSSEQALQVVRKCSKSDGSQDAVLASDADQQVGAASEVVVAHHTSTDIKSTSHEEALNKGRMPLDDQMVPKEQQQKLESERMDSEKPEPEFSLLFGSDPCLEFAFKTLTGELPIADTVDNEPILKPAADVLQKENSLESEMEKSCSRNTRVNKSKKNKEIKLPHRSSKRLAGVEPELLPNSMSSERALRNATGRSSKSKAIQAVNSADEASQLPEAGPETKFANYPCTTTIDTSIPEQSSNKSENFLEDQAIPQEKSQKFETEKAAIENPEAQFSFPFMDSWSDPCLDFAFKTLTGAIPIEDDLFQGYFQEKIETSHNHRDSLALPDFGSPSFFQSDILPQFDAPEQSISGQQLPMNSSFLPSGNVGMSNCNGVASSQQLSMNPSFLPSGNVSMSNCNGVASSQQLSMNPSFLPSGNVSMSNCNGVASSHQLSMNPSFLPAGNVSLSNCSGAGSGQQLSMNSPFLPAGNVSLSNCGGVDSQKPCLGDSKDYRGKVKS; via the exons ATGGTCGCCAAGAGCTCGCCGGACTGGCTCCCCGCCGGCTGGGCAGTCCAATTTAGAGTGCAGAAGACCGGTCGCAAAATTGAG TTTTATACCAATTTGGAAACTGGGAAGAACTTCTTTTCTAAGGATGATGTTATGCGCCATATCAAAATGGCAAGCACCAACGGTGGAAATCCTCAGCCAACTACTCTGCACAACCAACACCACTCAGAAAAAATTCCTTCTCAA CTTGTAGTGAACACAACGGAATATCCTGAATGGTTACCCAAGGGTTGGAAAGTGGAGGTGAGAACGCGAAAGACTGGTGTGCATGTTGGAAAAGAATACAAG TGTTACATTGATCCCTCAACAGAATGTAGTTTCTATTCCAAGCCAGAGGTGTTTCGGTATCTCAAAACTGTAAAGCGCAAGAGCTGCAAGTCCAGAAATCTCAAAACTGTAAACCACAAGAGATGCAtgataaaaaagaagactGTTGCGCCCTTGCAGAGTGCAAACAAA GTTGATGTTGAGAAGCATAATGTGGAGGATTTACCATCAGGGTGGACAAAAGAGATCAAAGTTAAAAGGGTTGCAAATCGACTTAGAAGAGACCCG TATTACACAGATCCAGTCAGTGGATATGTATTCCGCTCCAAAAATGCTGTTATGCATTATTTAGAGACTGGAGAGATAAGCAGACATGCTTTTAAACCCAAGAATAAGTGCACCAATGAGCTGACATTGATTAATGATGAAAGTCACGAAATTACA CCATCATCTgcaaccaaaaggcaaaaattTAAGCACCCTGTCACCAGGCAACAGCATTATGAAG ATAAAGGTAGTTCTGAAATTAGCGGCTTAGAACTACCAGAAACTGAAAGCTCCAACTTGCAAGACAAGAGGGTACCCACTGAAAGTGGAGTTGCTGTTGCTTTGACAGCTGATGTTGTCCAGGAGAAGCATTTACCAGAGGATATAGTTGAAGAATGTCCCAGAACTATGGAAGATTGTCCTCCAATCAGGTCATCACAGCCAAAACCTGAAGTTGCTGACATACATGAAGGCAAAAGGTCATTGCTCAAAGTTGAACATTCTGCGACAGATCCAGGGAAAATAATTTTGGCTGGAAATGAGCCTGTTTTGACTCCTGCTGCTGACACCCTGAATGAGAATAATTCACTTAAGATTGTGATGGAAAAAGGCAATGTCAGAACAACCCAAACAGGCTCGAGGAAATcaaaaagcaaggaaaagctTAACCTGCCTCGTCGGTCTTCAAAACGACTTGCTGGGCTTGAACCAGAGCAGGTAGCTAACTCGGTTTCCAGTGAACAAGCTCTTCAAGTTGTAAGAAAGTGTAGTAAAAGTGATGGCAGTCAAGATGCAGTTTTGGCTTCAGATGCAGATCAGCAGGTTGGGGCTGCATCAGAAGTAGTGGTTGCACATCATACGTCAACTGACATAAAATCTACATCACATGAGGAGGCATTGAATAAGGGCAGGATGCCACTTGATGACCAAATGGTTCCTAAAGAGCAACAACAAAAGCTGGAAAGTGAGAGAATGGATTCTGAGAAGCCAGAACCAGAGTTCTCCCTTCTGTTCGGCTCAGACCCATGCCTAGAATTTGCATTCAAAACGCTTACGGGGGAATTGCCAATAGCTGATACTGTGGATAATGAGCCTATTCTGAAACCTGCAGCTGATGTGCTGCAGAAAGAGAACTCACTTGAAAGTGAGATGGAAAAGAGCTGCAGCAGAAATACAAGGGTTAAcaaatccaagaaaaataaagaaattaagttGCCTCATCGATCTTCAAAACGGCTTGCTGGGGTTGAACCTGAGCTGCTGCCCAATTCTATGTCCAGTGAACGAGCTCTTCGAAATGCAACTGGAAGGTCCAGTAAAAGTAAAGCCATCCAAGCTGTCAATTCAGCAGATGAAGCATCTCAGCTGCCTGAAGCTGGGCCAGAGACGAAATTTGCAAATTATCCTTGTACTACTACTATAGACACTTCAATACCAGAGCAGTCATCAAACAAGAGCGAGAATTTTCTTGAAGACCAAGCTATTCCTCAAGAGAAATCACAGAAGTTTGAAACTGAGAAGGCAGCTATTGAGAATCCAGAGGCACAATTCTCTTTCCCTTTCATGGATTCTTGGTCTGACCCATGCCTAGATTTTGCATTCAAGACTCTTACAGGTGCAATACCAATAGAGGATGATTTGTTTCAGGGTTatttccaagaaaaaattgaaacctcTCACAACCACAGAGATAGCTTGGCACTACCAGATTTTGGCTCACCCAGCTTTTTTCAAAGTGATATATTACCTCAGTTTGACGCACCAGAACAATCTATTTCAGGCCAACAGTTACCAATGAATTCTTCGTTCCTGCCTTCAGGAAATGTGGGCATGTCAAATTGCAATGGGGTTGCTTCAAGCCAACAGTTATCCATGAATCCTTCATTCCTGCCTTCAGGAAATGTGAGCATGTCAAATTGCAACGGGGTTGCTTCAAGCCAACAGTTATCCATGAATCCTTCATTCCTGCCTTCAGGGAATGTGAGCATGTCAAATTGCAACGGGGTTGCTTCAAGCCATCAGTTATCCATGAATCCTTCATTCCTGCCTGCAGGAAATGTGAGCTTGTCAAATTGCAGTGGGGCCGGTTCAGGCCAACAGTTATCGATGAATTCTCCATTCCTACCTGCAGGAAACGTGAGCTTGTCGAATTGCGGCGGGGTTGATTCGCAGAAACCTTGCTTAGGAGACAGTAAGGATTATCGTGGAAAGGTAAAGTCCTAG